In one window of Erythrolamprus reginae isolate rEryReg1 chromosome 1, rEryReg1.hap1, whole genome shotgun sequence DNA:
- the LOC139158132 gene encoding uncharacterized protein produces the protein MVLGFQGTATDRDWSPDRQASQCPPPLPSPNVRSDRPSSSHSQAMPQIGMQTAYGPSATFTPTAAGLREQSDAWQAFSPAIQDMVANAYSQGIAAATQRAHTFPLQATQPRDPWSAPPPPTGLDSMADDHSNFEQDSDHGMDLSDDEFTLPEQPAMAGLFKPSLFRVLLHKAKQALDVPGAVAPVESGDGRRTSATLCKEAVKESDKVPALEIFLQNVKRPWQHPAAAQGPSNLERRFYTFDDAMENLLLFPPVDKPVATLVSTAVVPSDNADSLKPDERRAETLLKKTHQMAAWALRAASTASFFSRASIMWIQEVQARLGPEDTRLRQDLNKLLATAEFSTDATLHAAKFASRAMASTISSRRLLWLRNWQVDAKSKWPLSSAPFEGSKLFGESLEPVLVEDKDKRKVLPRSYRRQDRRTGPYSRRQSFRWDQTPPTTQPARPYTQGRPFGRQATAFQRNLAGSYHRFLGAGNRISGTTPRISAKSSSPICGLSGTQGPHKKDSLGTRDFASLGYSGNRAGAVQPGGYGVLFTGVPRTQIIRGLQAHLEPQTSEPIRCLPKVQDGLPPFHPGRHSAWGLPYFGRSEGGLSTRPYTSVASSISSILPAQRALPIQGNAIRPFIGPAHLHEALGCADGKATIPVHPDPCIFGRYSPSVRRPENSASGVADHVDLTTTPWLHGQCAEESFGAGDQAHPSGCSGGHSFQQGVSLHRETTQRVRTGEQASTAPESPIVPTVQSAGDTGVVRGHCSLGPLPLPHASVDPTPLPAAAPKPYTPADLRGAGATILSEMVEVLGAASGLPLRTPVIYHSYHRCQPPEMGRPCQLPGDTRVLDTPGPTTCQYQFPGLTGCPFGTPGLFTPAGGTSCSRPHGQCGHQGTFKSPGRDAVTQTHDRNCPAFRLGGNSPCLSTCGAHSGRGQPAGGLAQPSGTGSGGVETRSPSFSRNCPSLWGTSGGSVCHIPKHPAPKVLLPVCITGSRGSQCTSPPVAKDTTLCLSPPSASPKGDREGSRGEGRHNVVGTALAATALVRGPHGALCLPTVEDSGRPDFPQPRVCAPSGPTMAPSNRLALEGNSLRNCQLPDNVITTIQAARRPSTTRIYQATWAAFTSFCSTRHLQPQDSSVLSVLEFLQTGLDKGLAPNTLRRHVAALATIIRREDGGPLAHHPWIKDFLRGAANTHPPPIRRFPTWDLTLVLQALTGPPFEPLRTVSLRFLSLKTIFLVAVTSARRVSELSALSVRPDLCTFYPDRVVLRLDPTFVPKVNTHFHRAQELILPDFCTKGNHPLALKWHKVDVRRALKLYIRRTKAIRKTEALFVSFSSLRLGLKVSPNTVSQWVRLCIVEAYRASSTSPPTGI, from the exons ATGGTCTTGGGATTTCAAGGGACTGCAACTGATAGagactggtcacctgacaggcagGCTTCCCAGTGTCCTCCGCCTTTGCCTTCACCTAATGTCAGATCTGACAGGCCATCATCCTCTCATAGTCAGGCCATGCCTCAGATTGGAATGCAGACAGCTTACGGTCCCTCTGCTACTTTTACACCCACGGCAGCTGGGCTGAGAGAACaatcagatgcttggcaggctTTCTCACCTGCTATTCAAGACATGGTAGCCAATGCCTACTCACAAGGCATAGCAGCAGCTACCCAGCGCGCTCATACCTTCCCTTTGCAAGCCACTCAACCCAGAGATCCCTGGTCAGCCccaccgccccctactgggttgGATTCCATGGCAGATGACCATTCCAATTTTGAGCAGGACAGCGACCACGGGATGGATCTGTCGGATGACGAGTTTACCCTTCCCGAGCAGCCGGCAATGGCAGGTCTGTTCAAGCCCTCCTTATTCCGGGTGCTATTGCACAAAGCTAAGCAGGCCCTGGACGTGCCGGGAGCAGTGGCCCCAGTGGAATCCGGGGATGGCCGGCGCACATCGGCCACTTTGTGCAAGGAGGCCGTCAAGGAATCAGACAAGGTGCCGGCGCTGGAGATTTTTCTTCAGAATGTCAAGCGCCCATGGCAACATCCGGCTGCGGCACAAGGCCCTTCGAACTTGGAGCGCAGATTTTATACGTTCGATGATGCCATGGAAAATCTGTTGCTGTTCCCCCCCGTGGACAAGCCGGTGGCCACCTTAGTCTCCACGGCGGTTGTGCCCTCAGACAATGCGGATAGTCTCAAGCCCGACGAGCGTAGGGCGGAGACGCTCTTGAAGAAGACACATCAGATGGCTGCTTGGGCTCTTCGAGCTGCATCTACTGCCTCCTTTTTCAGTcgggcatccattatgtggattcaggaggtcCAGGCGCGGCTGGGGCCCGAGGACACCCGATTGAGACAAGATTTAAATAAACTTCTGGCGACGGCGGAATTTTCAACGGACGCCACTTTGCATGCCGCTAAATTCGCCTCCAGGGCTATGGCGTCCACCATATCATCTCGACGCCTTCTGTGGCTGAGaaactggcaggtggatgccaaATCGAAGTGGCCATTGTCCTCCGCCCCCTTTGAGGGCTCTAAACTGTTTGGGGAGTCTCTCGAGCCcgtcctggtggaggataaggataagaggaaggtcctccctaGATCGTACCGGCGCCAGGACCGAAGGACTGGACCGTATTCTCGTcgccagtcctttcggtgggaccagACTCCACCCACAACGCAACCGGCCCGGCCTTATACCCAAG GACGTCCCTTTGGGAGGCAGGCTACAGCGTTTCAGCGGAACCTGGCAGGCAGTTACCACCGATTCCTGGGTGCTGGCAACCGTATCTCGGGGACTACGCCTCGAATTTCTGCAAAATCCTCCTCACCAATTTGTGGCTTGTCCGGTACCCAGGGACCCCACAAGAAAGACTCTCTTGGAACAAGAGATTTTGCATCTCTTGGATATTCAGGCAATCGAGCCGGTGCCGTGCAGCCAGGTGGGTACGGGGTTTTATTCACGGGTGTTCCTCGTACCCAAATCATCagggggttgcaggctcatcttgaacctcaaacgtctgAACCAATACGTTGTCTACCGAaggttcaagatggcctccctccaTTCCATCCTGGCCGCCATTCGGCCTGGGGACTTCCTTACTTCGGTCGATCTGAAGGAGGCCTATCTACACGTCCCTATACATCCGTCGCATCGTCAATTTCTTCGATTTTGCCTGCACAACGCGCACTgccaatacagggcaatgccattcggcctttcatcggccccGCGCACCTTCACGAAGCTCTTGGATGCGCTGATGGCAAAGCTACGATTCCAGTCCATCCGGATCCTTGCATATTTGGACGATATTCTCCTTCTGTCCGGCGACCGGAGAACAGCGCATCGGGAGTTGCAGACCACGTTGACCTTACTACAACGCCATGGCTTCACGGTCAATGTGCCGAAGAGTCATTTGGTGCCGGCGACCAGGCTCACCCATCTGGGTGCAGTGGTGGACACAGTTTCCAGCAAGGTGTATCTCTCCACAGAGAGACAACTCAACGTGTGCGCACTGGTGAACAGGCTTCAACGGCACCGGAAAGCCCCATTGTCCCTACTGTCCAAAGTGCTGGGGACACTGGTGTCGTGCGTggacattgttccttgggcccgttaccactACCGCATGCTTCAGTGGACCCTACTCCCTTACCAGCGGCGGCGCCTAAGCCATACACACCGGCTGATCTCCGTGGGGCAGGAGCTACGATCCTCTCTGAAATGGTGGAGGTCCTCGGCGCTGCGTCAGGGCTCCCTCTTCGGACACCTGTCATATACCATTcttaccacagatgccagcctcctgAGATGGGGCGCCCATGTCAACTCCCAGGTGACACAAGGGTTCTGGACACCCCAGGACCTACGACCTGTCAATATCAATTTCCTGGACTTACGGGCTGTCCGTTTGGCACTCCAGGCCTTTTTACCCCTGCTGGAGGGACATCATGTTCTCGTCCGCACGGACAATGTGGCCATCAGGGCACATTTAAATCACCAGGGCGGGACGCGGTCACTCAGACTCATGACAGAAACTGTCCTGCTTTTCGACTGGGCGGAAATTCACCTTGCCTCTCTACATGCGGAGCACATAGCGGGAGAGGACAAccagcaggcggattggctcagccgtCAGGAACTGGATCCGGCGGAGTGGAGACTCGATCCCCTTCTTTTTCAAGAAATTGTCCATCGCTTTGGGGAACCAGCGGTGGATCTGTTTGCCACATACCAAAACACCCAGCTCCCAAGGTTCTACTCCCGGTTTGCATCACCGGGAGCCGAGGGAGTCAATGCACTTCACCTCCCGTGGCCAAAGACACTACTCTatgcctttcccccccttccgcttctcccaaaGGTGATAGGGAAGGTTCTCGTGGAGAGGGCAGACATAATGTTGTTGGCACCGCATTGGCCGCGACGGCCTTGGTTCGCGGACCTCATGGGGCTCTCTGTCtccccaccgtggaggattccggacgaCCAGATTTCCCTCAGCCAAGGGTTTGTGCCCCATCCGGACCCACAATGGCTCCATCTAACCGCTTGGCACTTGAGGGGAACAGTTTAAGAAATTGTCAACTTCCGGACAACGTGATTACCACTATTCAGGCTGCTAGACGTCCTTCTACGACGCGAATTTATCAGGCGACATGGGCCGCTTTCACTTCATTCTGCTCCACCAGACATTTGCAACCTCAAGATTCCTCCGTCCTTTCGGTTCTGGAATTCTTGCAGACAGGTTTGGACAAGGGCCTAGCGCCAAACACGTTGAGACGACATGTGGCGGCGTTGGCGACTATTATTAGAAGGGAAGATGGGGGCCCCTTGGCCCATCATCCATGGATAAAAGACTTCTTAAGGGGGGCTGCAAATACACACCCTCCTCCGATTCggcgttttcccacatgggattTGACCTTGGTCCTCCAGGCCCTCACAGGACCTCCCTTTGAACCCTTGAGGACAGTGTCGTTACGATTCCTCTCTCTGAAGACAATTTTCTTGGTAGCGGTTACCTCGGCCCGGCGGGTGTCCGAATTGTCTGCCCTGTCGGTTAGACCGGATTTGTGTACCTTTTATCCGGACAGGGTGGTATTAAGGTTAGACCCTACATTTGTTCCCAAAGTTAATACTCACTTCCACAGGGCTCAGGAATTGATATTGCCGGATTTCTGTACCAAGGGCAATCATCCTTTAGCACTTAAGTGGCACAAGGTGGACGTCCGCAGAGCCTTGAAACTGTACATCAGACGTACGAAGGCGATACGTAAGACTGAGGCCTTGTTTGTGTCTTTTAGTTCCCTTAGACTGGGTCTCAAGGTTTCTCCCAACACCGTTAGTCAATGGGTGAGACTATGCATAGTCGAGGCTTACCGGGCGAGTTCGACCAGCCCACCTACTGGAATATAG